A region of Mesoplodon densirostris isolate mMesDen1 chromosome 11, mMesDen1 primary haplotype, whole genome shotgun sequence DNA encodes the following proteins:
- the LOC132499519 gene encoding keratin, type II cuticular Hb5-like, whose product MTCRSYRISSGCGVTRTFNSCSAVAPETGSRCCISAAPYRGVSCYRGLTGFGSLSVSALGSCGPHRAEGGFHTGSCVHSFGYRFGGVCSPRPPCITTVSVNERLLAPLNLEIDPKAQCVKHEEKEQIKCLNSRFAAFIDKVRFLEQQNRLLETKWQFYQNRQCCESNLEPLFQGYIQTLRWEAERVEADSGRLASELSHVQEVLEGYKEKSEEEGALRATAENEFVVLKKDVDCAYLQKSDLEANVEALVEESSFLKRLYDEVRRPLPASQEAGREGELQVLNAHISDTSVFVKMDNSWDLNMDCFVAEIKAQYDDVASRSQAEAESWYRSKLLYLLP is encoded by the exons ATGACCTGCCGCTCCTACAGGATCAGTTCAGGATGTGGGGTCACCAGGACCTTCAACTCGTGCTCAGCTGTGGCCCCCGAAACTGGCAGCCGCTGCTGCATCAGCGCTGCCCCCTACCGAGGGGTGTCCTGCTACCGGGGGCTGACGGGCTTCGGCAGCCTCAGCGTCTCAGCCCTGGGCTCCTGTGGGCCCCACAGAGCGGAGGGCGGCTTCCACACCGGTTCCTGCGTCCACAGCTTCGGGTACCGCTTCGGCGGCGTGTGCAGCCCCAGGCCACCCTGCATCACCACCGTGTCGGTCAACGAGAGGCTCCTTGCGCCCCTCAACCTGGAGATCGACCCCAAGGCACAGTGTGTGAAGCACGAAGAGAAGGAGCAGATCAAGTGTCTCAACAGCAGGTTCGCTGCTTTCATCGACAAG GTGCGCTTCCTGGAGCAGCAGAACAGGCTGCTGGAGACCAAGTGGCAGTTCTACCAGAACCGCCAGTGCTGCGAGAGCAACCTGGAGCCCCTGTTCCAGGGCTACATCCAGACGCTGAGGTGGGAGGCCGAGCGCGTGGAGGCCGACAGCGGGAGGCTGGCCTCGGAGCTCAGCCATGTGCAGGAGGTGCTGGAGGGCTACAAGGAGAA gtctgAAGAGGAGGGGGCTCTGAGGGCCACAGCAGAGAACGAGTTCGTGGTTCTAAAGAAG GACGTGGACTGCGCCTACCTGCAGAAGTCAGACCTGGAAGCCAACGTGGAGGCCCTGGTGGAGGAGTCTAGTTTCCTGAAGCGCCTCTATGACGAGGTGAGAAGGCCCCTGCCAGCCAgccaggaagcagggagggaaggc GAGCTCCAGGTCCTCAACGCCCACATCTCAGACACCTCAGTCTTCGTCAAGATGGACAACAGCTGGGACCTGAACATGGACTGTTTCGTCGCCGAGATCAAGGCTCAGTACGATGATGTTGCCAGCCGCAGCCAGGCCGAGGCTGAGTCCTGGTACCGCAGCAAG CTCCTCTACCTCCTCCCCTGA
- the LOC132499168 gene encoding keratin, type II cuticular Hb6-like has protein sequence MTCGSYRAGRAFSCVSACGPRPGRCCITAAPYRGASCYSSLTGGFSSRSLSGGFRAGSCGRSFGYSSRSTCGPSPPCITTVSVNKSLLTPLNLEIDPNVQCVKHEEKEQIKCLNNRFASFIDKVRFLEQQNKLLETKWQFYQNRQCCESNLEPLFQGYIQTLRREAERVEADSGRLASELSHMQEVLEGYKEKYEAEVALRVTAENEFVALKKDVDCAYLCKSDLEANSEALIQEIDFLRRLYEEEIRVLHANISDTSVIIKMDNSRDLNMDSIVAEIKANYDDIVARSRAEAESWYRSKCEEMKATVIRHGETMCRSKEEINELNRMIQRLTAEVKNVKCQNSKLEATVTQAEQQGEASLNDARCKLAGLEEALQKAKQNMTCLLKEYQEVMNSKLGLDIEIATYRRLLEGEEHRLCEGVGAVNVCVSSCRRAVICGDLCASGAAPAVTTSACSAPCSGNVVVGTADACGPCSGLGRSIVGSKRC, from the exons ATGACTTGTGGATCTTACCGTGCTGGCCGCGCCTTCAGCTGCGTCTCAGCCTGCGGGCCCCGGCCCGGCCGCTGCTGCATCACGGCCGCCCCCTACCGCGGCGCCTCCTGCTACAGCAGCCTCACCGGGGGCTTCAGCAGCCGCAGCCTCAGCGGGGGCTTCCGCGCCGGCTCCTGCGGCCGCAGCTTCGGGTACAGCTCTCGCAGCACGTGCGGCCCCAGCCCGCCCTGCATCACCACCGTGTCAGTCAACAAGAGCCTCCTCACGCCCCTCAACCTGGAGATCGACCCCAACGTGCAGTGTGTGAAGCACGAGGAGAAGGAGCAGATCAAGTGTCTCAACAACAGGTTCGCTTCCTTCATCGACAAG GTGCGCTTCCTGGAGCAGCAGAACAAGCTGCTGGAGACCAAGTGGCAGTTCTACCAGAACCGCCAGTGCTGCGAGAGCAACCTGGAGCCCCTGTTCCAGGGCTACATCCAGACGCTGAGGCGGGAGGCCGAGCGCGTGGAGGCCGACAGCGGGAGGCTGGCCTCAGAGCTCAGCCACATGCAGGAGGTGCTGGAGGGCTACAAGGAGAA gtaCGAGGCGGAAGTCGCTCTGAGAGTGACAGCGGAGAATGAGTTTGTGGCTCTGAAGAAG GATGTGGACTGCGCCTACCTCTGCAAGTCAGACCTGGAGGCCAACTCAGAGGCCCTGATTCAGGAGATCGACTTCCTGCGGCGACTGTATGAGGAG GAGATCCGAGTTCTCCACGCCAACATCTCAGACACCTCGGTCATCATCAAGATGGACAACAGCCGGGACCTGAACATGGACAGCATTGTGGCCGAGATCAAGGCGAACTATGACGACATTGTCGCCCGCAGTCGGGCCGAGGCTGAGAGCTGGTACCGCAGCAAG TGTGAGGAGATGAAGGCCACGGTGATCCGGCACGGGGAGACCATGTGCCGCTCCAAGGAGGAGATCAACGAGCTGAACCGCATGATCCAGAGGCTGACGGCCGAGGTCAAGAATGTCAAGTGCCAG AACTCCAAGTTGGAGGCCACTGTGACCCAGGCTGAGCAGCAGGGCGAGGCGTCCCTTAATGATGCCCGCTGCAAGCTGGCCGGGCTGGAGGAGGCCCTGCAGAAGGCCAAGCAGAACATGACCTGCCTGCTCAAGGAGTACCAGGAGGTGATGAACTCCAAGCTGGGCCTGGACATCGAGATCGCCACCTACAGGCGCCTGCTGGAGGGCGAGGAGCACAG GCTGTGCGAGGGCGTCGGGGCTGTGAATGTCT GCGTCAGCAGCTGCCGCCGTGCCGTCATCTGTGGCGATCTCTGCGCCTCCGGCGCTGCCCCTGCTGTCACCACCAGCGCCTGCAGCGCCCCCTGCAGCGGCAACGTGGTGGTGGGCACCGCCGACGCCTGCGGCCCCTGCTCCGGGCTGGGCCGCAGCATCGTGGGCTCTAAGAGGTGCTAG